In Ruania zhangjianzhongii, the following proteins share a genomic window:
- a CDS encoding DUF421 domain-containing protein, translating to MDSSYFWAGWTPIWHTLLIGTVGYLTLVILLRGTGPRTMAKMTPLDFIIAVSLGSVFGRVVTAADVGLAQAVVALILLVAVQWTLAIARSRWRFMRRLLDAPPALLYYDGEWQRKALRRHRLTEVDVHTAARQSGHGSLADLQAVILQQDGSLGVITKDSMGDGSSVLPFIERHRADRESLA from the coding sequence ATGGACTCTAGCTACTTCTGGGCCGGATGGACGCCCATCTGGCACACCCTGCTGATCGGCACGGTCGGCTACCTGACACTGGTGATTCTGCTGCGGGGTACGGGCCCTCGCACGATGGCGAAGATGACACCGCTGGACTTCATCATCGCGGTCAGCCTCGGATCGGTGTTCGGCCGCGTGGTCACTGCCGCGGACGTGGGCCTCGCTCAAGCCGTCGTGGCCTTGATCCTGCTGGTCGCCGTGCAGTGGACGCTGGCGATTGCCCGGTCACGGTGGCGCTTCATGCGCCGGCTCCTGGACGCGCCTCCGGCACTGCTCTACTACGACGGCGAGTGGCAACGGAAGGCTTTGCGCCGGCACCGGCTGACCGAGGTTGACGTCCACACTGCTGCCCGCCAGTCCGGGCACGGATCCCTTGCTGACCTCCAGGCGGTGATCCTGCAGCAGGACGGCTCGCTCGGTGTCATCACGAAGGACTCGATGGGGGACGGCTCCAGTGTGCTGCCGTTCATCGAGCGTCATCGGGCTGACCGGGAAAGCCTCGCGTAG